The genomic interval CGCCCGCGGCGCCAGAGCCGCTCAGCTTCTCGACCTTGGTCACGCCGCGGTGCTGATACTGCGCGCCGAACGACATGAACACGGCGCCCAGAAGAGCGAGCGGGATGCCGATGAGCAGACCGGGGTTCTGAAACACGCCGACCAGAGTGTCGCCTACGCCCTCGAGCCCGTCCGCCGTCAACACCACGTTTCGACCATAGCCGCCGATGTCGATCGCTAGGCTCATTGCGTGGCCGTTCTGCCGATTCGCATCATGGGTGACCCCGTCCTTCACGCTCCTGCCGCACCGGTCGGAGACATCACCGACGACATCCGTTCTCTCGTCGCCGATATGTTCGAGACGATGGATGCCGCGCCCGGCGTGGGCCTCGCGGCTCCGCAGGTCGGTGTGTCGCTGCGGATCTACACCTACAACTACGCCGACGACGACGGTGTGCCGTGGCGCGGCGTGCTCATCGATCCGGAGCTGTGGATGCGGCCGCTCGAGCCGGGCGCCCCGGACCCCGACGAAGAGTCGGAGGGGTGCCTCTCGTTCCCCGGTGAGCGGTTCCCGCTCCGCCGATCCGAGTCGGTGCTGGTGACCGGTACGGACCTCGACGGGGAGCCGGTCCGCATCGAGGTGGACGGCTGGCGAGCACGCATCATGCAGCACGAGTTCGACCACCTGGACGGCGTGCTCTACGTCGATCGACTCGACGACTCGGACTGGAAGACGGCGCAGAAGATCGCTCGCAAGCGGGGTTGGGGCCGTCCCGGTCAGGCGTGGACTCCTGGCGTCGACGCCATCGAACCCTGACCGCCGCGCAAACGAAGAACGGCCCAGGAGTGGAGTCCTGAGCCGTTCGCTCCCCGGCTTGGACTCGAACCAAGAACCTATCGGTTAACAGCCGATTGCTCTGCCAATTGAGCTACCGAGGATCATGCCCGCTCGCGTGGGCAACCCGACTATGTTATCAAAGCCGGGGGTGTGCTCGTGCACGTCACGAGGTGATCAGCCGCCTGTCGGCCTCCCCGCTGGGCGTCCACAGCAGGTCGCTGGTGCCGTGTCCGTAAGCGATCGCGTGCCCGCCGCGCAGCAGCAGCACATCCGCATCGAGTTCGCGCACCACCTCGACCTCGTTGGTCACGATGAGCGCCGACATCCCGTACTCACGCCGACGGCGGATGATGGCGTCGCGCGCCGCCTTGCGGACTTCGACATCCATGTTCGAGAACGGCTCGTCGGCGATGAAGATTCGTGGCTGCAGCACGAGCGAGCGCGCGAACGCGACGCGCTGCCGCATGCCGGCGCTGAGTTCGTAGGGGTATTTCGCCGCGGCGCCGAGCGGCAGCATCAGCTCATCGAGAAGCGTGGCCACCCGCACGGCGAGTGCTCGCTGGTTGACGTGGCGATCGCGACTGGTGATCGGCTCGCCGATCACCTCCGAGACCGTCTGGCGCGCAGGCAGGGACGCACCCGCGGACTGCGCCAGATGCCCGGTCACGTAGGCCAGATACCGGTGGTCGCGCCCCGGTCGTCGCGCGCGGACGCCCTCCACGAGCGCGTCGCCGCCGACCACGGCGAGTCCCATCTCGTCCGTGCCCGCGAGGACTGTGGCGAGGCTGGATTTGCCGGAGCCGGTGGGACCCATGACCGCAAGAGTCCCGGCGTGCGGCAGCACGAACGACACACCGTCGATGACTCGCTGAGCCGGGCCACCGCGGGTCGCGCGGGCGATCGACAGATCCACGCAGCGGATCGCCACGTCGGCCTCTCTTCGTCGAGCCATATGCTCATCCTGGCGTGCGCGGGCGCCAGAAGCCAGCCGGACGCTCGGATGTCATGCGTCAGCGGCGAGACTCTGGCGTTCGACGTCGAGTTCGCGCAGGCGCAGACGGATGACGCGACCCTCCGTCGAGCCGGCGGCGACCCGCTGGATCGCGCCCAGCAGCTCAGCCTTCTCTCGGTCGAGCGTGCGGGCGACCAGTCGCCGTGCCAGGTCCGCCGTCGATGCCACGGCTGCCTCGTCGGTGAGAGCCGGGAAGTCGGTGGTCAGCAGTTCGGCCGCGAGAGAGCGGTAGGGCTCGCGCACCGAACCCACGGCATCCGCAGCCCAACCGGGCCGAGAGATATCGGGAGCCGAGTTCACCGCCTCGCGCACGGCATCGAGTGCCGGATGCCGGAACGGCAGACTCACGGCACGCCGGAGCAGGGCGTCGTCGATACGATGACCGAACTGGAGGAATCCCATCAGCGCATCGCGCTCGAGCGCGACATCCGCCGCCTTCGGCAGTGACGCGATCGTCACCCGGGTCGGGCCCTCGTCGTCTGTCGAGACCGGCGTCGCCTCGCGGGTCGGGCCGCCGCGGCCGGCCCGCTCCACTTCGCGCCGCACGTCCTCGGTGTCGAGGCCGAGCCGCCGGGCGAGCACCCGAACGTATTCGGGCTGGAGGAGCGGGTCGCGCAGCTCCGCGACGACGGGCGCCGCGGCTCGCAGGGCGCCCACGCGTCCTTCGACGCTGGCGAAGTCGTAGCCCGAGATCCGCTGGTCGATCACGAACTCCACCATCGGCACCTTGAGCTCCATCAGGGCGCGAACGGCGCCGTCGCCGCGCTGCAGTCTCAGGTCGCACGGATCGAGACCCTCGGGACCGGTGGCGACATACGTCTGGGCATTGAAGCGCTTGGCGTCCGCGAAGGCCCGGAGCGCCGCCTTCTGGCCCGCGGCATCCGGATCGAACGTGAACACCACCTCACCGGCGGTCGAGTCGTCGCCCATGACACGGCGCAGCACCGTGATGTGATCGGATCCGAATGCCGTGCCGCATGTGGCGATCGCCGTCGTGATCCCGGCGAGATGGCACGCCATCACGTCGGTGTAGCCCTCGACGACCACGACGCGGTGCTCGCGCGAGATGTCGCGTTTGGCGAGGTCGAGCCCGTAGAGCACCTGCGCCTTCTTGTAGATCGTGGTCTCGGGCGTGTTGAGGTACTTCGGGCCGTTGTCATCGTCGTACAGCCGCCGCGCGCCGAAGCCGATCACCTGGCCCGTGACATCGCGGATCGGCCAGATGACGCGGCCACGGAACCGGTCGTAGACCCCCCGCTGTCCCTGCGACACGAGCCCGGCCGCGGTGAGCTCGTCGTCGGAGAAGCCCGCAGAGCGCATCGCGGAGTGCATTCCGGACCAGCCCTTCGGTGCATAGCCCACGCCGAAGTGCGCCGCGGCGCCGGCGTCGAATCCACGCTCTCCGAGAAAGCTCCGGGCGGCGACAGCCTCGGATGTGGCGAGCTGCGACCGGAAGAACTCCGCCGCAGCGGCGTTGGCGGCGTACAGGCGCGTGCGACCGCTGTTGTCGGGAGTTGCTCCCCCGTCCTCGTAGTGCAGCGAGTATCCGATGCGCGCGGCCAGCCGCTCGACCGCCTCGGTGAACGAAAGATGGTCCATCTGGCGGAGGAACGAGTAGACATCG from Microbacterium pumilum carries:
- the def gene encoding peptide deformylase, giving the protein MAVLPIRIMGDPVLHAPAAPVGDITDDIRSLVADMFETMDAAPGVGLAAPQVGVSLRIYTYNYADDDGVPWRGVLIDPELWMRPLEPGAPDPDEESEGCLSFPGERFPLRRSESVLVTGTDLDGEPVRIEVDGWRARIMQHEFDHLDGVLYVDRLDDSDWKTAQKIARKRGWGRPGQAWTPGVDAIEP
- a CDS encoding ATP-binding cassette domain-containing protein; translation: MARRREADVAIRCVDLSIARATRGGPAQRVIDGVSFVLPHAGTLAVMGPTGSGKSSLATVLAGTDEMGLAVVGGDALVEGVRARRPGRDHRYLAYVTGHLAQSAGASLPARQTVSEVIGEPITSRDRHVNQRALAVRVATLLDELMLPLGAAAKYPYELSAGMRQRVAFARSLVLQPRIFIADEPFSNMDVEVRKAARDAIIRRRREYGMSALIVTNEVEVVRELDADVLLLRGGHAIAYGHGTSDLLWTPSGEADRRLITS
- the dnaG gene encoding DNA primase; its protein translation is MAGRIRQADVDEVKARTDIADIIGERVALKSAGVGAMKGLCPFHDERSPSFNVRPQAGFYHCFGCGESGDVYSFLRQMDHLSFTEAVERLAARIGYSLHYEDGGATPDNSGRTRLYAANAAAAEFFRSQLATSEAVAARSFLGERGFDAGAAAHFGVGYAPKGWSGMHSAMRSAGFSDDELTAAGLVSQGQRGVYDRFRGRVIWPIRDVTGQVIGFGARRLYDDDNGPKYLNTPETTIYKKAQVLYGLDLAKRDISREHRVVVVEGYTDVMACHLAGITTAIATCGTAFGSDHITVLRRVMGDDSTAGEVVFTFDPDAAGQKAALRAFADAKRFNAQTYVATGPEGLDPCDLRLQRGDGAVRALMELKVPMVEFVIDQRISGYDFASVEGRVGALRAAAPVVAELRDPLLQPEYVRVLARRLGLDTEDVRREVERAGRGGPTREATPVSTDDEGPTRVTIASLPKAADVALERDALMGFLQFGHRIDDALLRRAVSLPFRHPALDAVREAVNSAPDISRPGWAADAVGSVREPYRSLAAELLTTDFPALTDEAAVASTADLARRLVARTLDREKAELLGAIQRVAAGSTEGRVIRLRLRELDVERQSLAADA